In the genome of Cupriavidus malaysiensis, one region contains:
- a CDS encoding methionine ABC transporter ATP-binding protein, whose product MSNASAIERRGIAGIPRGEAARPQAAIEAAADRRAAGTIAFQGVGKVYQAGAGAVHALQDVDAEIPAGSIFGIIGRSGAGKSSLLRTINRLEQPSRGRVLVDGADIAGLDAAGLVRLRRRIGMIFQHFNLLSAKTVRENVALPLKVAGVPRAEIERRVGELLGLVGLAGKEDSYPGRLSGGQKQRVGIARALVHRPEILLCDEATSALDPETTQSILALLRDINRRFGLTIVLITHEMRVIRDICDRVLVLEGGRVAEQGAVWQVFGTPRHAATRALLRPLESALPEDLALLLRAEPPASGRYEQLVELRYAGGASESDLPAAAPDLARIASALGGRARLLHAGLDRIQARTQGRLLVAVPSGIALPPVFAAPSPTHAKVLGYVPAYD is encoded by the coding sequence ATGAGCAACGCAAGCGCAATCGAACGGCGCGGCATCGCCGGCATCCCGCGCGGTGAAGCCGCGCGTCCGCAGGCAGCCATCGAAGCGGCGGCGGACCGCCGCGCTGCCGGCACCATCGCCTTCCAGGGCGTGGGCAAGGTCTACCAGGCGGGGGCCGGCGCGGTCCATGCTCTGCAGGACGTCGACGCCGAGATCCCGGCCGGCAGCATCTTCGGCATCATCGGCCGCAGCGGGGCCGGCAAGTCGAGCCTGCTGCGCACCATCAACCGGCTGGAGCAGCCCAGCCGCGGCCGCGTGCTGGTCGACGGCGCGGACATCGCCGGCCTCGACGCCGCCGGCCTGGTGCGGCTGCGCCGGCGCATCGGCATGATCTTCCAGCACTTCAACCTGTTGTCGGCCAAGACGGTGCGCGAGAACGTGGCGCTGCCGCTCAAGGTCGCCGGCGTGCCGCGCGCCGAGATCGAGCGCCGCGTCGGCGAACTGCTGGGGCTGGTCGGGCTGGCCGGCAAGGAAGACAGCTATCCTGGCCGCCTGTCGGGCGGGCAGAAGCAGCGCGTCGGCATCGCGCGGGCACTGGTGCATCGCCCGGAGATCCTGCTGTGCGACGAAGCCACCTCGGCGCTCGACCCCGAAACCACGCAGTCGATCCTGGCGCTGTTGCGCGATATCAATCGCCGCTTCGGCCTGACCATCGTGCTGATCACGCACGAGATGCGCGTGATCCGCGACATCTGCGACCGCGTGCTGGTGCTGGAGGGAGGCCGCGTCGCCGAGCAGGGGGCGGTGTGGCAGGTGTTCGGCACGCCGCGCCATGCAGCCACGCGCGCCTTGCTGCGGCCGCTGGAATCCGCGCTGCCGGAGGACCTGGCCCTGCTGCTGCGGGCCGAGCCGCCGGCCTCAGGCCGCTACGAGCAACTGGTGGAGCTGCGCTACGCCGGCGGGGCGTCGGAGTCCGACCTGCCGGCCGCCGCACCCGACCTGGCCCGCATCGCCAGCGCACTGGGCGGCCGTGCGCGCCTGCTCCACGCCGGGCTCGATCGCATCCAGGCCCGCACGCAGGGACGGCTGCTGGTGGCGGTGCCGTCCGGCATCGCGCTGCCGCCCGTCTTTGCCGCCCCCTCTCCCACCCACGCCAAGGTCCTCGGCTATGTCCCCGCTTACGATTGA